In one Chryseobacterium camelliae genomic region, the following are encoded:
- a CDS encoding fibronectin type III domain-containing protein, giving the protein MKKLLLMCMCVLGIAVAAQTNVANYAFSKSTGNTYTPITGGTKLFPTGTNTAYDNEVSAAITLSSPFTFGGVTMTTCYVSANGYITFGAAPTGTNYTPLSTLGSTTGAISAFGQDGGFSSADTTQPPGNHEVRYEDLGTEFVVQWQDHANYHNRSTERLNFQIRLVYATGQINIIYGTCTDPGTTSTTGTTSQVGIRGNSATYATNVNSLMIGNIPAGTTCDWSKAVTGNANNSSLLFSGTTNVNVKIPAGLQYSWTPGTQLPVRTFAATSAVTNNGATLSWTAPTGATSYNVQYRIIGNCDWTNFSGNPVSATTASLIGLDQNTTYQVQVQALNGAAQSIYSHIPNLAGTGNGYVAAGSFTTVANCASTVTGLTSSAVTPNTATISWTASTAPPANGYEYYYNTSSATPANNVTPSGSTAAGVITANLSGLAPSTQYYYWVRANCNGTDKGVWSSSANFTTLGLCPTVTAPAANATGQSLTPTITWTAITGVTGYKLRVGTTSGGTDILNDVDLGNVSTYTFSSALNYLTTYYYSVTGYTAATPAPATPCTIRSFTTIASCVEPTALTVTNAAITGGGVSWTAPSTAPAAGYEIYYSTSNTAPTSSTVLTPANSTTSTTTSASISGLSPSTIYYVWVRSACVGTDRSVWTGSVSFLTLCQPPMLSTTGATVCPGTTATLSATTDAGATINWYSASTGGTVLATGNSYTTPALTTTTDYWVTAATGVTGYAGLANAVSTSGYTLEAGLFFNALAGFTLDGVYVYPTGTGAGTVTIALQDGSVSPAVTLQSITVNLTGSTTPTKTFVPLNFIVAPGTNYKLMMMTRTGNVTGLIRESGSSWGAYPLTLPGIVSITNGNCCSANATSASYYYFYDWKVRTGCESARQMVTATVSSAGCLGTSEVSSKEEVKVYPNPFVDVLNISDVNNVKSISVMDISGRLVKAFDEPNSILHLGDLNSGMYLVVLNMKDGSKQTIKAIKK; this is encoded by the coding sequence ATGAAGAAACTTTTACTAATGTGCATGTGTGTCTTAGGAATAGCTGTTGCTGCACAGACTAATGTTGCCAATTACGCTTTTTCCAAAAGCACGGGCAATACATATACGCCAATTACTGGAGGAACTAAATTATTTCCAACAGGAACAAATACTGCATATGATAATGAGGTTTCGGCAGCAATTACTTTATCTTCACCGTTTACTTTTGGTGGAGTTACCATGACGACATGTTATGTGAGTGCAAACGGGTATATAACTTTTGGGGCTGCCCCTACAGGAACAAACTATACTCCTTTATCAACTTTGGGTTCAACAACTGGTGCTATTTCTGCTTTTGGTCAGGATGGCGGCTTTTCATCGGCAGATACTACACAGCCACCAGGAAACCATGAGGTTAGATATGAGGACTTAGGTACTGAATTTGTTGTTCAGTGGCAGGATCACGCGAACTATCACAACAGATCTACGGAAAGATTGAATTTTCAAATTCGATTAGTGTATGCTACGGGCCAGATAAATATAATATATGGAACCTGTACAGATCCGGGAACTACAAGTACAACTGGAACAACGTCACAAGTAGGTATAAGAGGGAATAGTGCTACCTATGCAACCAACGTAAATTCACTTATGATTGGTAATATACCGGCAGGTACAACGTGTGATTGGTCTAAAGCGGTTACTGGGAACGCTAATAATAGTAGTCTATTGTTTTCAGGAACAACCAATGTAAATGTTAAAATACCGGCAGGGTTGCAATATTCTTGGACTCCTGGTACGCAATTACCGGTAAGGACTTTCGCTGCGACATCTGCAGTGACTAATAATGGTGCAACTTTAAGTTGGACAGCTCCTACCGGTGCAACATCTTACAATGTTCAGTATAGAATTATAGGAAACTGCGATTGGACTAATTTTAGTGGAAATCCTGTTTCTGCAACGACTGCTTCTTTAATAGGTTTGGATCAGAATACCACTTATCAGGTTCAGGTTCAGGCTTTAAATGGAGCTGCTCAATCTATTTACTCTCATATACCAAACTTAGCGGGAACGGGTAATGGGTATGTTGCAGCGGGAAGTTTCACAACGGTAGCTAATTGTGCAAGTACAGTGACAGGGCTTACTTCTTCTGCGGTAACTCCAAATACGGCAACAATTAGTTGGACGGCTTCTACAGCACCTCCTGCAAATGGATATGAATATTATTACAATACATCATCTGCCACTCCTGCAAATAATGTAACACCATCAGGATCAACAGCGGCAGGTGTAATTACAGCAAACCTGTCAGGATTGGCTCCTTCTACACAGTATTATTACTGGGTGAGAGCAAATTGTAATGGAACGGATAAAGGTGTTTGGTCTAGCTCTGCAAACTTTACTACGCTTGGTCTTTGTCCTACAGTTACGGCTCCTGCGGCAAATGCAACAGGCCAAAGTTTAACACCTACCATTACCTGGACGGCAATAACTGGCGTGACGGGATATAAATTAAGGGTAGGAACCACTTCCGGAGGAACGGATATTTTAAATGATGTTGATTTAGGAAACGTATCAACTTATACTTTTTCAAGTGCTTTAAATTATCTTACGACTTATTATTATTCTGTAACGGGCTATACTGCTGCAACACCAGCTCCGGCGACACCTTGTACAATAAGAAGTTTTACAACAATAGCCAGTTGTGTAGAACCTACTGCATTAACGGTTACGAATGCAGCAATAACAGGAGGCGGTGTGTCTTGGACAGCGCCTTCAACAGCTCCGGCTGCCGGATATGAAATATATTATAGCACATCCAATACGGCACCTACATCAAGTACAGTTTTAACCCCAGCCAACTCAACAACATCTACAACAACATCTGCTTCAATAAGTGGGTTGTCGCCTTCTACGATCTATTATGTCTGGGTAAGATCAGCATGTGTAGGTACTGATAGGAGTGTTTGGACGGGCTCTGTATCATTTTTAACCTTATGTCAGCCGCCTATGTTGTCGACTACAGGAGCAACGGTTTGTCCGGGAACTACTGCAACATTGTCTGCAACTACAGATGCGGGGGCGACTATTAATTGGTATAGTGCTTCAACAGGAGGTACTGTTCTGGCAACAGGGAATTCATATACAACACCGGCGTTAACTACTACTACCGATTATTGGGTAACTGCTGCAACGGGAGTAACTGGATATGCTGGTTTGGCAAATGCAGTTTCTACATCTGGTTATACCTTGGAAGCAGGATTGTTCTTTAATGCCTTAGCTGGTTTCACATTAGATGGTGTATATGTATATCCAACAGGAACAGGAGCCGGAACAGTAACTATTGCGTTGCAAGATGGAAGTGTTTCTCCTGCAGTAACTCTTCAATCTATTACTGTAAACTTGACAGGTAGTACTACACCTACTAAAACATTTGTTCCTTTGAACTTTATAGTTGCTCCGGGAACTAACTATAAATTAATGATGATGACAAGAACGGGTAATGTAACGGGGCTTATTAGAGAGTCAGGTAGTAGTTGGGGAGCTTATCCTTTAACATTGCCGGGAATTGTATCTATTACTAATGGAAATTGTTGCTCAGCGAATGCTACTTCAGCAAGTTATTATTATTTTTACGATTGGAAAGTACGTACAGGATGTGAATCTGCTAGACAAATGGTAACGGCAACGGTTAGTTCTGCAGGTTGTTTAGGTACTTCTGAGGTTTCTAGTAAAGAAGAAGTTAAAGTATATCCCAACCCGTTTGTTGATGTATTGAATATTTCGGATGTGAACAATGTAAAATCTATTTCTGTAATGGATATTTCTGGTAGATTGGTGAAAGCATTTGATGAGCCAAATTCAATACTTCATTTAGGAGATCTGAATTCAGGAATGTATTTAGTAGTTCTGAATATGAAAGATGGTTCTAAACAGACTATTAAAGCAATAAAAAAATAA
- a CDS encoding ion transporter: MEREHNLVPEDTLWKRFLYRIIYRSDTKLGKLFDIILLSLILISTAIIMMESVPQLDKRFHYTFLVFEWIISLFFTIEYWSRIAVVKNKKQYIFSFFGIIDFLALVPFYLSFFFPITKYFLIFRMLRMLRIFRIFNLLDFMNDGYLIVKALKNSSRKIYIFLLFLIIFSVIVGSLMFMVEGGRPGFETIPQSIYWAVVTVTTVGYGDVSPITPMGKFFAVILMLAGYSIIAVPTGIVTAEMRNKRQNLEKICDRCGNEDIDDDARYCKQCGKKLA, encoded by the coding sequence ATGGAAAGAGAACACAATCTTGTTCCCGAAGACACACTCTGGAAAAGATTCCTTTATCGAATAATTTATCGCTCAGATACCAAGCTCGGAAAACTGTTCGATATTATATTATTATCTTTAATTTTAATAAGCACTGCCATCATTATGATGGAAAGCGTACCTCAGCTGGATAAAAGATTCCACTATACCTTCCTCGTTTTTGAATGGATTATTTCATTATTTTTCACCATTGAATACTGGTCCAGAATTGCAGTAGTAAAAAATAAAAAGCAATACATATTCAGTTTCTTTGGAATCATTGATTTTTTAGCACTTGTACCTTTTTATCTAAGCTTTTTCTTTCCCATAACCAAGTATTTTCTCATCTTCAGAATGCTGAGAATGTTAAGGATTTTCAGAATTTTCAATCTCCTGGATTTCATGAACGATGGTTACCTTATCGTTAAAGCTCTAAAGAACAGTTCCCGGAAAATTTATATTTTTCTTTTATTCCTGATTATTTTTTCAGTAATTGTAGGCTCTCTAATGTTCATGGTAGAAGGGGGAAGACCGGGTTTTGAAACGATTCCGCAATCTATTTACTGGGCTGTGGTAACCGTAACTACCGTTGGATACGGAGACGTTTCTCCAATTACTCCTATGGGGAAGTTTTTTGCTGTGATTTTAATGCTGGCCGGTTATTCTATTATCGCTGTTCCTACCGGGATCGTAACTGCTGAAATGCGCAATAAAAGACAAAATCTGGAAAAAATCTGTGACCGGTGCGGAAATGAAGATATTGATGATGATGCCAGATATTGCAAACAGTGTGGCAAGAAATTAGCTTAA
- a CDS encoding Nif3-like dinuclear metal center hexameric protein, whose product MKLSTVISKIEERIQINQAEDFDNVGLLCGVPDREVSGILVCHDALENVVEEAIDKNCNLIVCFHPIIFSGLKSLTGKNYVERAVLKAIENKIAIYAIHTAWDNDFFGVNAGICNRLGLKNLKILQPKKNNLKQLTVFVPKDYSEKVKEALFSVGAGNIGFYDECSFSINGNGTFRPTEGSNPFSGQQNIRENADEDMISVIFENYKQGQVVSAMKTAHPYEEVAYQIYTLDNENQHSGLGMYGDFEEPVDEKDFLQFVKEKFNLEMIRHSDFNHKKIKRVGVLGGSGAGGIRSAISKKCDAYLTGDVKYHDFFLAESKMLICDIGHFESEQFVTQQLFEILSQKFSTFAISKSIEKTNPVNYFI is encoded by the coding sequence ATGAAGCTAAGTACTGTAATTTCAAAAATTGAAGAAAGAATACAAATCAATCAGGCAGAAGATTTTGATAATGTGGGATTATTATGCGGTGTTCCGGATCGTGAAGTTTCCGGAATTCTGGTATGTCATGATGCACTGGAAAATGTAGTGGAAGAAGCAATAGACAAAAACTGCAATTTAATTGTATGCTTTCATCCTATTATTTTTTCTGGACTCAAATCATTGACGGGTAAAAATTATGTAGAAAGAGCCGTTCTGAAAGCCATTGAAAATAAAATTGCCATTTACGCCATTCATACAGCTTGGGATAATGATTTCTTTGGAGTAAATGCGGGAATTTGCAACCGGTTAGGATTAAAAAACTTGAAAATTCTTCAGCCTAAAAAAAATAATTTAAAACAATTAACGGTTTTTGTTCCGAAAGATTATTCTGAAAAAGTAAAAGAAGCCCTTTTTTCTGTTGGCGCGGGCAATATAGGATTTTATGATGAATGCAGTTTTTCAATTAACGGAAATGGGACTTTCAGACCAACAGAAGGTTCGAATCCTTTTTCCGGGCAACAAAATATCAGGGAAAATGCAGACGAAGATATGATTTCGGTCATTTTTGAAAACTATAAACAAGGTCAGGTTGTATCGGCAATGAAAACTGCTCATCCTTATGAAGAAGTGGCGTATCAGATCTATACGCTGGACAATGAGAATCAACATTCAGGATTGGGAATGTATGGCGATTTCGAAGAGCCTGTGGATGAAAAGGATTTCTTACAATTTGTGAAAGAAAAATTTAATCTGGAAATGATCCGTCATTCAGATTTTAATCATAAAAAAATTAAAAGAGTAGGTGTTTTGGGTGGCTCAGGAGCAGGCGGAATACGATCTGCAATATCCAAAAAATGTGATGCCTATTTAACGGGAGACGTAAAATACCACGATTTTTTCCTGGCAGAATCAAAAATGCTGATTTGTGATATAGGACATTTTGAATCAGAACAATTTGTAACTCAACAATTATTTGAAATATTATCACAAAAATTTAGTACATTTGCAATCTCAAAATCTATTGAGAAAACAAACCCGGTAAATTATTTCATTTAA
- a CDS encoding zinc ribbon domain-containing protein, producing the protein MAKTNDISVEEKLRALYDLQIIDSRLDEIRNTRGELPIEVEDLEIEIEGLEKRADKFHADIKDQEDQIKTKHEVINHAKTLIEKYKSQQDNVRNNKEFEALGKEIEYQDLEIQLSEKRIKEFGVKIAHKNETLSELNAKINDLKNHLKFKKEELEGLISETQKEEEYLLEQSKEYAAKIDDRLLASYNRIRTNSINGLAVVGLERGAPKGSFFTIPPQKQMEIAQRKKIIIDEHSGKILVDDELVMEENERMKSVIKF; encoded by the coding sequence ATGGCAAAAACCAACGATATTTCAGTTGAAGAGAAGTTAAGAGCTTTATACGATTTGCAGATCATTGATTCTAGATTGGACGAAATCCGAAATACAAGAGGAGAATTGCCAATCGAAGTAGAGGATCTTGAGATTGAAATCGAAGGTCTTGAAAAAAGAGCTGATAAATTTCATGCAGACATTAAAGATCAGGAAGATCAGATTAAAACTAAGCATGAAGTGATAAACCATGCAAAAACTTTAATTGAAAAATACAAGTCTCAGCAGGATAATGTAAGAAACAATAAAGAATTTGAAGCATTAGGGAAAGAAATTGAATATCAGGATCTTGAGATTCAGCTTTCTGAAAAAAGAATCAAAGAATTCGGAGTTAAAATTGCTCATAAAAATGAAACGTTAAGTGAATTAAATGCGAAAATCAACGATTTAAAAAATCACTTAAAATTCAAGAAAGAAGAGCTGGAAGGGCTTATTTCTGAAACTCAAAAGGAAGAAGAATATCTATTAGAGCAGTCTAAAGAATATGCAGCAAAAATCGATGACAGATTACTGGCTTCTTACAACAGAATCAGAACAAACTCTATCAACGGTCTTGCAGTGGTAGGTCTTGAAAGAGGGGCTCCAAAAGGATCGTTCTTCACAATTCCGCCTCAAAAGCAGATGGAAATCGCTCAGAGAAAGAAAATCATTATCGATGAGCATTCAGGAAAAATTCTTGTAGATGACGAATTGGTAATGGAAGAAAACGAAAGAATGAAATCTGTAATTAAATTCTAA